From the Ilumatobacteraceae bacterium genome, the window CGCCGGTACGGATCACGTGATCGCGGGTGAGGACGTCCTTGACCTCGATGTCGGCGACGAACTGGTGGACGACCGGGCTCAGGCCGAGCTCGAACGCCACCAACGGATCGCGGGTGAGGATCGGGGCGAGCACGTCGTGCGCCGAGGGGCTCAGTCTCTGCGTGACCGCGAGGGCCAGGCAGGCGCCGATGACGCCGAACGCACCGGCGATGTGCGTCCACCAGAATCCGGTCGTGTACGGATCGACGATCAGCGGGGAGATGCCCATCACCGCGATCAGCATGAGCGAGACCGACGCGACGAGATTGGCCGGCTGCCGACCGAGATCGTAGAACCGCATCTGCCGCATCGACAGCGCCGACAGCGCCCACACCACACCGGCGGTGACGGCGATCGTGAGCGGACCCCGCGGGTCGGGGGCGACGATCAGATCGGGGAAGAACACGATGAGCGACGCCAGGACGAACACGCCGAGCAACGACAGCAACGTCCAGTCGCGCCAGCGGCGAGCCGCCCAGCGGCCGAACGTCGAATGCGGGGCCAGGAGGGGTAGGCCGCCGACGAGCGCGATCGGCAGCGCCAGGAACGCCGACGACCGGAACGCCTCGTTCGTCTCGAACAGGACGTCGGGGGTGACGAGGCCGTGGACCAGCGGCATCACCGACGCCGCCATCAGCATCGTGCCGAGCAGGCCGACCTCGGCCATCTCCCGGCGATCCGCCAACGAGATCACGACCGTCGCCGCCAGCACACATGCGAGCGCGGCGACCGTCATCAGGCTGAACAGACCGCGGGGGTGCACCCATTCGTGCGACGCCAGGGGTCCGACCGTGGTCGCCGCCGTCGTCGCGGCGAGGACACCGGCGACTCCCGCCCAGCGCGACCGGGCGCGAGTTGTGTTCGAGTTCTTCACGACGCGTATATCGGCGTCCTCGCCGACCACCTTGAGGACGGCCGGCGTCGGCGCGGCGCAGCACGGCGTGGCCGGGTACGGTGGGGGTCATGACGACCCAGCAGGAACTCGACGAGTGCGTGGCCGGACGGACGGTCGCCACCCGCTTCTTGGACACCCTCACGGCGCACGGTGACATCGCGGTGCTCCGGTGGAAGGAATCCGACGGATCGTGGTCGGAACGCACGCTGGCCGAGGTCGCCGACGACACCGCTCGCCTGGTCACGGCGCTCCGCGAGCTCGGTATCGGCAGGGGCGACCGCGTCGTCCTCATGATGCGGAACCGGCCCGAGTTCCACGCCATCGACCTCGCCGTGCTGTTCTGCGGTGCGACACCGGTGTCGATCTACAACTCCTCGGCTCCCGACCAGATCGAGTACCTGGTCAACCACTGCGGCGCCAAGCTGGCCGTCCTCGAGGACGATGAATTCATCGATCGGTTCGATA encodes:
- a CDS encoding HD-GYP domain-containing protein, which translates into the protein MKNSNTTRARSRWAGVAGVLAATTAATTVGPLASHEWVHPRGLFSLMTVAALACVLAATVVISLADRREMAEVGLLGTMLMAASVMPLVHGLVTPDVLFETNEAFRSSAFLALPIALVGGLPLLAPHSTFGRWAARRWRDWTLLSLLGVFVLASLIVFFPDLIVAPDPRGPLTIAVTAGVVWALSALSMRQMRFYDLGRQPANLVASVSLMLIAVMGISPLIVDPYTTGFWWTHIAGAFGVIGACLALAVTQRLSPSAHDVLAPILTRDPLVAFELGLSPVVHQFVADIEVKDVLTRDHVIRTGELAMRVGERFRLSAPELRDLGLAAMLHDVGKVHVPDAILKKPARLTAAEYEVMKLHPVDGESMLASEPALASAARIVRSHHERVDGAGYPDGLVGREIPLASRIIAVCDALDAMTHDRQYRRAMPLNMAFAILREHAGSQWDEQVVEQVMATIPSMPQENAFDLVGRDDDLERTSIPDDIGELLLTVDAEI